One stretch of Methanosphaera sp. WGK6 DNA includes these proteins:
- a CDS encoding homocitrate synthase family protein yields MKDRFVSIYNEEVEYNLPDKINIYDTTLRDGEQTPGVCFSLDEKLEIARKLDELGIPQIEAGFPRVSENEKEAVKRIANEGLDASIICLTRAKQEDIDKALDADVDGIITFMGLSDLHLEVKIDKPREEVNKICMDAVDYGKDHGLFVAFSAEDATRTELPKLIEVYKQAQEHKADRIHIADTTGSINPYAMQYLVRNIRKELDIEIALHCHNDFGMAVTNSIAGLFEGASAISTTVNGIGERAGNASLEELIMALKLLYNKDLGLNTTVINELSQMVSKYSEIPIPDSKAVVGNNVFRHESGIHVDAILQNPLSYEPYIPEMIGTKRQIVLGKHSGKSAIEEKLDTLNIQVDNEKLLEIVTLVKEEREKGEEITNAKFDEILEKANIQR; encoded by the coding sequence ATTAAGGACCGATTTGTAAGTATATATAATGAAGAAGTAGAATACAACCTACCTGATAAAATAAATATATATGATACTACACTACGAGATGGAGAACAAACCCCTGGTGTCTGTTTTTCATTAGATGAAAAACTAGAAATTGCAAGAAAACTTGATGAATTAGGAATTCCACAAATAGAGGCAGGTTTTCCAAGAGTATCTGAGAATGAGAAAGAAGCTGTTAAAAGAATAGCTAATGAAGGTTTAGATGCTAGTATTATTTGTTTAACTAGAGCAAAACAAGAAGATATAGATAAAGCATTAGATGCTGATGTAGATGGAATAATTACATTTATGGGATTATCAGATTTACACTTAGAAGTTAAAATAGATAAACCTCGAGAAGAAGTTAATAAAATATGTATGGATGCCGTGGATTATGGGAAAGACCATGGTTTATTTGTAGCATTCTCTGCTGAAGATGCAACAAGAACAGAATTACCAAAACTAATTGAAGTATATAAACAAGCACAAGAACATAAAGCAGATAGAATCCACATTGCAGATACTACAGGATCTATCAACCCCTATGCAATGCAATATTTAGTTAGAAATATTAGAAAAGAATTAGATATTGAAATAGCACTACATTGTCATAATGACTTTGGAATGGCTGTAACAAACTCTATTGCAGGATTATTTGAAGGTGCTTCTGCTATATCCACAACAGTAAATGGTATAGGTGAAAGAGCAGGAAATGCATCACTTGAAGAACTAATAATGGCATTAAAACTTTTATACAATAAAGATTTAGGTCTTAATACCACAGTTATTAATGAATTATCACAAATGGTATCAAAATACAGTGAAATACCAATACCTGATAGTAAAGCAGTAGTAGGTAACAATGTATTTAGACATGAATCAGGAATACATGTAGATGCAATACTTCAAAATCCATTATCCTACGAACCATACATTCCAGAAATGATAGGAACTAAAAGACAAATCGTACTTGGAAAACACTCAGGTAAATCCGCGATAGAAGAAAAATTAGATACTTTAAACATTCAAGTAGATAATGAAAAACTATTAGAGATTGTAACTCTTGTTAAAGAAGAACGTGAAAAAGGTGAAGAAATCACCAATGCAAAATTTGATGAAATATTAGAAAAAGCTAACATCCAAAGATGA
- the cyaB gene encoding class IV adenylate cyclase, giving the protein MIEVEMKAKINDKITALEKIKEIGGIYSHSEKQHDIYFNSSEKDFKKSDEALRIREIPNGEEFKCILTYKGPKLDSKSKTRKEVEVEIDNTENMTEILVKLGFRPTAIVNKVRRIFKYDEYTITLDKLNKLGYYMEIEYVAEEDSDIEEIRNNIIEVFKKMDITSGFERTSYLGLLEQLE; this is encoded by the coding sequence ATGATTGAAGTAGAAATGAAAGCTAAAATAAATGATAAAATAACAGCTCTAGAAAAAATTAAAGAAATTGGTGGAATTTATTCTCATAGTGAAAAACAGCATGATATATATTTTAATTCATCAGAAAAAGACTTTAAAAAAAGTGATGAAGCTCTAAGAATTAGAGAAATACCTAATGGTGAAGAATTTAAATGTATATTAACATACAAAGGACCTAAATTAGATTCAAAAAGTAAAACTCGAAAAGAAGTAGAAGTGGAAATTGATAATACAGAAAATATGACTGAAATTCTCGTGAAATTAGGTTTTAGACCAACAGCTATTGTAAATAAAGTTAGACGCATATTTAAGTATGATGAATATACTATAACTTTAGATAAATTAAATAAGTTAGGATATTATATGGAAATAGAATACGTTGCTGAAGAAGATAGTGATATTGAAGAAATTAGAAACAATATAATAGAAGTATTTAAGAAAATGGATATAACATCAGGTTTTGAAAGAACTTCATATCTAGGATTATTAGAACAACTTGAATAA
- a CDS encoding TATA-box-binding protein produces the protein MADVEIKVENIVASATLGKSLELPRIAPALENVEYNLEQFPGLVFKLKDPKTAALIFGSGKLVCTGAKCIEDSIKAIHMTVDRIRELDTEIPEEFEIKIQNIVASANLGKVLNLEAVALDLENTEYEPEQFPGLVYRLSDPKVVLLLFGSGKVVCTGAKTADQALLGVQKTKERLIELYLIEE, from the coding sequence ATGGCAGATGTAGAAATTAAAGTTGAAAATATCGTAGCATCCGCAACTTTAGGTAAATCATTAGAATTACCTAGAATCGCACCAGCTTTAGAAAATGTTGAATACAATTTAGAACAATTTCCTGGATTAGTATTTAAACTTAAAGACCCTAAAACTGCTGCTTTAATATTTGGATCTGGTAAATTAGTATGTACTGGAGCAAAGTGCATTGAAGACTCTATAAAAGCAATTCACATGACTGTAGATAGAATAAGAGAGTTAGATACAGAAATACCAGAAGAATTTGAAATAAAAATTCAAAATATAGTTGCATCAGCAAACCTAGGTAAAGTTCTAAATCTAGAAGCAGTTGCATTAGATTTAGAAAATACTGAATATGAACCAGAACAATTCCCTGGTTTAGTATACAGATTATCTGATCCAAAAGTAGTATTATTATTATTTGGATCTGGTAAAGTAGTATGTACTGGAGCAAAAACAGCAGATCAAGCTTTATTAGGTGTTCAAAAAACTAAAGAAAGATTAATTGAATTATACCTAATTGAAGAGTAG
- the serB gene encoding phosphoserine phosphatase SerB: protein MVVFDLDNVLIDTETIDEIAKIKGIENEISDITLQAMQGKIPFEESIRQRVKKLEGISTEEIDEALRDIPLNNGAIETASELKKQGYKIAIITGSFDVMAERIKEEIDADYAFCNILEVENGKLTGEVSGPLVTQNKVDVLRQLVDDIGITLDECAAIGDGANDLEMIKNAKIGIAFNAKPILRENADFEINEKDLRKVLDIMADEEKITQEEVVEETIEQEPEVTENTTTEEEIVAEEETEATEEVEETEEATEDASEEETIDYSILNFQQLLQCKRTLEAELTDLKNVRDKMNEETKEFRKERDELNQQLKDTLKIALEKRNTRDEINKEVRENKNLRNECNEELKKVEWNSGKKEISNIQAEINKIDKTIQTKVLDIRKENELVKRVSDLTKQLKKIQSDEEEEKTAAQLKEKSEQFHQKVVELSDKAQAIHEEMIEYFNQIDGIREKADAKHQDFINSRNNATAKHEEVKAKLSEIRKVNKFMDQAKAAPKGRKAEEKSDNDVREKEEAEEIFQKFKDGKKLTTDEFLLLQKYNIM from the coding sequence TTGGTAGTATTTGATCTAGACAATGTCTTAATAGACACGGAAACAATAGATGAAATAGCAAAAATAAAAGGTATTGAAAACGAAATAAGTGACATAACATTACAAGCAATGCAAGGAAAAATTCCTTTTGAAGAATCAATAAGACAAAGAGTTAAAAAACTAGAAGGCATAAGTACTGAAGAGATAGATGAAGCATTAAGAGATATACCCCTTAACAATGGTGCAATAGAAACAGCATCAGAATTAAAAAAACAGGGATATAAAATTGCTATCATCACAGGAAGCTTTGATGTTATGGCTGAAAGAATAAAAGAAGAAATAGATGCTGATTATGCATTCTGTAATATTCTAGAAGTAGAAAATGGAAAACTTACTGGAGAAGTTTCAGGACCATTAGTAACACAAAACAAAGTTGATGTACTTAGACAATTAGTCGATGACATAGGAATAACATTGGATGAATGTGCCGCAATTGGTGACGGGGCAAATGACCTTGAAATGATTAAAAATGCTAAAATAGGAATAGCATTTAACGCAAAACCAATCTTAAGAGAAAATGCTGATTTTGAAATAAATGAAAAAGACCTAAGGAAGGTACTTGATATAATGGCAGACGAAGAAAAAATTACTCAAGAAGAAGTAGTAGAAGAAACAATTGAACAAGAACCAGAAGTAACTGAAAACACCACTACTGAAGAAGAAATAGTAGCAGAAGAAGAAACTGAAGCTACAGAAGAAGTTGAAGAAACAGAAGAAGCTACAGAAGATGCTTCAGAAGAAGAAACAATTGATTACTCAATACTCAACTTCCAACAATTACTTCAATGTAAAAGAACTTTAGAAGCTGAACTCACAGATCTCAAAAATGTAAGAGATAAAATGAATGAAGAAACTAAAGAATTCAGAAAAGAACGTGACGAATTAAATCAACAACTCAAAGACACATTAAAAATAGCTTTAGAGAAAAGAAACACTCGTGACGAAATAAACAAAGAAGTAAGAGAAAACAAAAATCTCAGAAACGAATGCAATGAAGAACTCAAAAAAGTAGAATGGAATTCTGGTAAAAAAGAAATCTCAAATATACAAGCAGAAATCAATAAAATTGATAAAACAATACAAACAAAAGTATTAGACATCAGAAAAGAAAATGAGCTTGTAAAAAGAGTATCTGATTTAACAAAACAACTCAAAAAAATTCAAAGTGATGAAGAAGAAGAAAAAACAGCAGCTCAATTAAAAGAAAAATCAGAACAATTCCATCAAAAAGTAGTAGAATTATCTGACAAAGCACAAGCAATACATGAAGAAATGATTGAATACTTCAATCAAATAGATGGAATCAGAGAAAAAGCTGATGCAAAACACCAAGACTTCATAAATTCCAGAAACAATGCTACAGCAAAACATGAAGAAGTTAAAGCAAAACTTTCTGAAATTAGAAAAGTTAATAAATTCATGGATCAAGCTAAAGCAGCTCCTAAAGGAAGAAAAGCTGAAGAAAAATCAGATAATGATGTAAGAGAAAAAGAAGAAGCAGAAGAAATCTTCCAAAAATTCAAAGATGGTAAAAAATTAACCACAGATGAATTCTTATTACTTCAAAAATATAATATAATGTAA
- a CDS encoding SMC family ATPase, with product MNLLKEKQTTLNLIIQRKEKIDAEIKSILTDEEKIKKIEKEIKPLPKLKEITEIKQEQTQLTQQLKQINETITHITETENNIKNTQKDHDNYLKLKETLAQLEENKTKLSEETKINELKKQELHSKQNERENINKENRIQLDYIQKIFKNDTLTSLEEIEKIVQNEKEKNNAFKEILEKKIMNNEKELSSLESTIKTIKKSLKDLKNTKDKCPICQSEISHSKHEQLSQKYENEIINAETRIEELKEANKKQYTSLKELKEYEESVGKIDLSLLKNRSNESVKLYKDISQIKDYLKSRLNIEQDYQDNQSEINNIKEQINSLENNYQNHIHYTKTYAILPSIEDIIIKRDEYESEIVEKTNKIKEIMTTVRVKDDIHRTIKHLEKQEQKYHTLLGKIQNKEQLLHEQQDTSEQIKQDHITIQDISSKIHELSYDFEEHEKIHNKYTLCDKKLNEIKTNLAVEESNRTSDKERLSEKTEKIKELDQIKLEQNNLTEYIKLLTKIREVYSKDGAQKDLRNSIKPQIEKNTMNLFNEFDFPYPEIKLDEDYSITVKNGNSTLNLNMISGGERIALALSLRLGIAKVITKNKTELLILDEPTIHLDEERRKELVDIIGKINFVPQMIVVTHDNEMEPLANNIIKINKENGISSSEEI from the coding sequence ATGAACTTACTTAAAGAAAAACAAACAACACTAAACCTAATAATACAACGAAAAGAGAAAATAGATGCAGAAATTAAATCTATTCTTACAGATGAAGAAAAAATAAAAAAAATAGAAAAAGAAATAAAACCCTTACCTAAACTAAAAGAAATCACAGAAATAAAACAAGAACAAACACAACTAACCCAACAATTAAAACAAATAAATGAAACAATAACCCACATTACAGAAACCGAAAATAACATTAAAAATACACAAAAAGACCATGATAATTACTTGAAATTAAAAGAAACACTTGCTCAACTTGAAGAGAATAAAACTAAATTAAGTGAAGAAACAAAGATAAATGAACTTAAAAAACAAGAACTACACAGCAAACAAAATGAAAGAGAAAATATAAATAAAGAAAATAGAATCCAACTAGATTACATTCAAAAAATTTTCAAAAATGATACCTTAACCAGTCTTGAAGAAATAGAAAAAATAGTTCAAAATGAAAAAGAAAAAAATAATGCATTTAAAGAAATTCTTGAAAAGAAAATAATGAACAATGAAAAAGAACTAAGCTCCTTGGAATCTACAATTAAAACTATTAAAAAATCCCTAAAAGATCTCAAAAATACAAAAGATAAATGTCCAATATGCCAATCAGAAATAAGTCATTCAAAACATGAACAATTATCTCAAAAATATGAAAATGAAATAATAAATGCAGAAACTAGAATTGAAGAACTAAAAGAAGCAAATAAAAAACAATATACCTCATTAAAAGAATTAAAAGAATATGAAGAATCTGTTGGAAAAATTGATCTTTCATTATTAAAAAATAGAAGTAATGAATCAGTTAAATTATATAAAGACATTAGTCAAATAAAAGATTATCTTAAAAGTAGATTAAATATAGAACAAGACTATCAAGATAATCAATCTGAAATAAATAATATTAAAGAACAGATAAATTCACTAGAAAACAATTACCAAAATCATATCCATTATACTAAAACATATGCCATTCTACCTTCAATTGAGGATATTATAATAAAAAGAGATGAATATGAATCTGAAATTGTTGAAAAAACAAATAAAATTAAGGAGATTATGACAACAGTACGTGTTAAAGATGATATTCATAGAACCATTAAACACCTTGAAAAACAAGAACAAAAATACCATACCTTACTTGGTAAAATTCAAAACAAAGAACAATTATTACACGAACAACAAGATACAAGTGAGCAAATAAAACAAGACCATATAACTATTCAAGATATTTCATCAAAAATTCATGAATTATCCTATGACTTTGAAGAACATGAAAAAATACATAATAAATATACATTATGTGATAAAAAACTCAATGAAATTAAAACAAATCTAGCAGTTGAAGAATCAAACAGAACTAGTGATAAAGAAAGATTAAGTGAAAAAACAGAAAAAATTAAAGAACTAGACCAAATTAAATTAGAACAAAATAATCTCACAGAATATATTAAATTATTAACTAAAATCAGAGAAGTATATAGTAAAGATGGTGCTCAGAAAGATTTAAGAAATTCAATTAAACCACAAATCGAAAAAAATACTATGAACTTATTTAATGAATTTGATTTCCCATATCCTGAAATAAAATTAGATGAAGATTACAGTATTACTGTAAAAAATGGAAATAGCACTCTTAATTTAAACATGATTAGTGGTGGAGAAAGAATTGCACTTGCCCTTTCATTAAGATTAGGTATTGCTAAAGTAATTACTAAAAATAAAACAGAACTATTAATTCTAGATGAACCTACAATACATCTTGACGAAGAACGTAGAAAAGAATTAGTTGATATTATTGGTAAAATTAATTTTGTTCCACAAATGATAGTTGTTACACATGATAATGAAATGGAACCCTTAGCAAATAATATTATTAAAATTAACAAAGAAAATGGAATATCTTCATCTGAAGAAATTTAA
- a CDS encoding AAA family ATPase, producing MILNKLELKNFKSYEHTLIEFNRGISLILGENGAGKSTILEAISYALFKDTTGKIDDLIRKSPKTNDVIENMLVTLYFEHNGTHYKIERGKNKSKSVAELYFQENGKNHLKAKGDRTVNHEIQNLIEMDSKSFLNAVYIRQGEITDLVEKTASERKEFISKLLNLDALEKSWEEIKTLIDTYKETQQENIGKLSEYDNLVQDKEYITKKIKHTEKSIISLNSDKEKLEQELEQNKINMKKK from the coding sequence ATGATATTAAATAAATTAGAACTAAAAAATTTTAAATCATATGAACATACCCTAATTGAATTTAATAGAGGTATTTCACTAATACTTGGTGAAAATGGTGCAGGAAAATCAACAATTCTTGAAGCTATTAGTTATGCATTATTCAAAGATACAACAGGAAAAATAGATGATTTAATCCGTAAATCTCCAAAAACCAATGATGTTATTGAAAACATGTTAGTAACATTATATTTTGAACACAATGGTACTCATTATAAAATAGAAAGAGGAAAAAATAAAAGTAAATCAGTAGCTGAATTATATTTCCAAGAAAATGGAAAAAATCACTTGAAAGCCAAAGGAGATAGAACTGTTAACCATGAAATTCAAAATCTAATTGAAATGGATTCAAAATCATTCCTAAATGCAGTTTATATACGTCAAGGTGAAATTACTGATCTTGTTGAAAAAACAGCATCAGAGAGAAAAGAATTCATAAGCAAACTATTAAATTTAGATGCTCTTGAAAAATCATGGGAAGAAATAAAAACACTAATTGACACATACAAAGAAACACAACAAGAAAATATTGGGAAATTATCAGAATATGACAACCTAGTTCAAGACAAAGAATACATAACTAAAAAAATAAAACACACCGAAAAAAGTATAATCTCATTAAATTCAGATAAAGAAAAACTAGAACAAGAACTAGAACAAAATAAAATAAATATGAAAAAAAAGTGA
- a CDS encoding DNA repair exonuclease has product MTIKIAHIADTHLGYRQYGLLEREEDYYEAFENIIEDIIKKEVDYVLHAGDLFETPRPPIKAILCAQKGFEKLMKHGIPVYVIAGNHDILQRQNTTLPQELFENENFHIISTKNNHYILEESIFLGGLPYLSKNMENRIHEKLLEITEISKEYKWKILMLHGSLQKYFQIEPEFELNTIPDGYDYYAMGHLHNRIMDTFKNGQLSYPGSTEIRTKAELEDYLKTGKGYTLITIDDTKITPEFINLELKRGFFNEIINYPNLDVELEELKNKIEKSNADGFKKPIVNLTIRYGDFDRSEVDEKIKNELGEITLTLRMKFEPTQNDDELINNIEENNLTPEHVIKEKLETDYGEEIATLGLELYKQLSIKDLNNAKEVADIYYNKLFHKEEN; this is encoded by the coding sequence ATGACAATAAAAATAGCACACATTGCAGATACACACCTTGGATACAGACAATATGGATTATTGGAAAGAGAAGAAGACTATTATGAAGCTTTTGAAAATATAATTGAAGATATTATTAAAAAAGAAGTAGATTATGTTTTACATGCAGGTGACTTATTTGAAACACCACGTCCACCAATTAAAGCAATACTATGTGCCCAGAAAGGATTTGAAAAATTAATGAAACATGGAATTCCAGTATATGTTATAGCTGGAAATCATGATATTCTTCAAAGACAAAACACAACCCTTCCACAAGAATTATTTGAAAATGAAAACTTCCACATTATAAGTACAAAAAATAATCATTATATATTAGAAGAATCCATATTTCTTGGAGGATTACCATATCTATCCAAAAATATGGAAAATAGAATCCATGAAAAATTACTGGAAATAACAGAGATATCTAAAGAATATAAATGGAAAATATTAATGTTACATGGTTCTCTACAAAAATATTTCCAAATCGAACCAGAATTTGAATTAAATACAATTCCCGATGGTTATGATTATTATGCTATGGGTCATTTACATAATCGTATAATGGACACTTTTAAGAATGGACAATTATCATACCCGGGTTCTACAGAAATTAGAACAAAAGCTGAACTGGAAGATTACCTAAAAACAGGTAAAGGATATACATTAATAACAATAGATGACACTAAAATAACTCCAGAATTCATAAATTTAGAATTGAAAAGAGGATTCTTCAATGAAATAATTAACTATCCAAATCTAGATGTGGAACTAGAAGAATTAAAAAATAAAATTGAAAAAAGTAATGCTGATGGATTTAAAAAACCTATTGTTAATTTAACTATAAGATATGGTGATTTTGATAGGTCAGAAGTAGATGAAAAAATAAAAAATGAATTAGGTGAAATAACATTAACTCTTAGAATGAAATTTGAACCTACTCAAAATGATGATGAACTAATAAACAACATTGAAGAAAATAATTTAACACCAGAACATGTTATAAAAGAAAAATTAGAAACAGATTATGGTGAAGAGATAGCAACACTAGGACTTGAATTATACAAGCAACTATCCATCAAAGACTTAAATAATGCTAAAGAAGTTGCTGATATATATTACAATAAATTATTTCATAAAGAAGAAAACTAG
- a CDS encoding ATP-binding protein, with the protein MTEIIGRCIGETSPISVGFVSKKTPEVGEYVYLEYNDKIVLGMIDSLLRGSTTLDESIRNPETIAKILNIEGDLDHYIRGTITILGDKDELKIPRTPAPPGTEVKKADKELLQEIFQQNNGIEIGSVLTEPDVPIKLDVNKMVSRHLAILAMTGAGKSNTTSVILDELLAKNGTIIVFDMHSEYSNIKFKNGGKKTFTANINPRDLKIHEYKDLATIPDSAVNQEKYLRDAYEYANDLINNNKAPENVNFIDLMLENLSSTLLSMQNEDKKNKHEETVQQVIFKLEDMKRKYSTLLESVDTSDIVDSIARGKVNVVSLGSVDERATDIIVNHTLTNILKRRKNTRTGKSGQQLEYPIFCVIEEAHILAAEGRSTKSKSIIGRIAREGRKFGVGLCLISQSPKSLDSSALSQVNNMIILRLVEPGDQSHVQRSSESLSEDLLKQLPSLNVGEAVVLGQMTKIPTMVKVKEFEGTSIGSDLDILKEWEKAKRKEELEREEQEEFIDDMGI; encoded by the coding sequence ATGACAGAAATAATAGGTAGATGTATTGGAGAAACAAGTCCTATAAGTGTAGGATTTGTATCTAAAAAAACACCAGAAGTTGGAGAATATGTATATTTAGAATACAATGATAAAATAGTTCTCGGAATGATAGATTCACTACTTAGAGGAAGCACAACACTAGATGAAAGTATTAGAAATCCCGAAACAATAGCTAAAATTCTTAATATTGAAGGTGACTTAGACCATTATATTAGAGGAACCATTACAATTCTAGGAGATAAAGATGAACTTAAGATACCACGAACTCCTGCACCACCAGGTACTGAAGTAAAAAAGGCAGATAAAGAACTACTCCAAGAAATATTCCAACAAAATAATGGAATTGAAATAGGTTCAGTACTTACAGAACCAGATGTTCCAATAAAACTAGATGTAAATAAAATGGTATCACGACATCTTGCCATACTTGCTATGACCGGTGCAGGTAAATCTAATACAACATCAGTTATACTAGATGAATTACTAGCTAAAAATGGAACAATAATAGTCTTTGATATGCACTCCGAATATAGTAATATTAAATTTAAAAATGGTGGTAAAAAAACATTTACAGCAAATATAAATCCAAGAGATCTAAAAATCCACGAATATAAAGACTTAGCAACAATCCCCGATAGTGCAGTTAATCAGGAAAAATATTTGCGTGATGCATATGAATATGCAAATGATCTTATTAATAACAACAAAGCTCCAGAAAATGTTAATTTCATAGATTTAATGCTTGAAAATCTTAGTTCAACATTACTAAGTATGCAAAATGAAGATAAGAAAAACAAACATGAAGAAACAGTTCAACAAGTTATATTCAAACTAGAAGATATGAAACGGAAATATTCTACATTACTTGAATCAGTAGATACATCAGATATTGTAGATTCAATAGCTCGTGGAAAAGTAAATGTAGTGAGTTTAGGTTCTGTTGATGAAAGAGCAACAGACATCATAGTAAATCACACATTAACAAATATTCTAAAAAGACGAAAAAACACGAGAACAGGTAAAAGTGGACAACAACTAGAATATCCAATATTTTGTGTAATTGAAGAAGCACATATCCTTGCAGCAGAAGGTAGAAGCACAAAATCTAAAAGTATAATTGGAAGAATTGCAAGAGAAGGACGTAAATTTGGTGTGGGGCTATGTTTAATAAGTCAAAGTCCTAAATCATTAGACAGTAGTGCATTATCACAAGTAAATAATATGATAATACTTCGTCTGGTAGAACCAGGAGATCAATCACATGTACAGAGAAGTAGTGAAAGTTTAAGTGAAGATTTACTAAAACAACTCCCATCATTAAATGTAGGTGAAGCCGTAGTACTTGGTCAAATGACTAAAATACCAACAATGGTAAAAGTTAAAGAATTTGAAGGAACAAGTATTGGTAGTGACTTAGATATTCTTAAAGAATGGGAGAAAGCTAAACGAAAAGAAGAGTTAGAACGTGAAGAACAAGAAGAATTTATAGATGATATGGGAATATAA
- a CDS encoding DNA double-strand break repair nuclease NurA, which yields MLEPLYGKTIERKKEITTFFNELQNSIDTSKIRKDYTEYIFTKDKQDKVFAAIDGSFNKTKFMAYFVYAIDSQTIISSPTEGMLKESATCDINIISTIRSKNMDSLLSQHMNILELKSTIDTLQKHEEIDYMLMDGSIRGTLMNFKTNYELDSDITRTLKDYSRELKKSIENKDFPLEVTTITKKSEILLKVREVIEEKKLEIAIDEIEFDVLRYFEGLEQLTCITHLLNHYKNKIICISKTSSTKDFFNEKIPDAAAIEYSCKKPGLSNLVPKENNKMVRYDSIGQKFLIEYPINSSELTDITYTVFFTRLDNHSNVLKIEIPRTITHEKAIPLLEEIYSTCIDGYPYILKKAHNEVLITNEDMKDIIRKLEIFEKTGRDMLN from the coding sequence ATGTTAGAACCATTATATGGTAAAACAATAGAACGTAAAAAAGAAATCACCACATTTTTCAATGAACTACAAAACAGTATTGATACCTCAAAAATAAGAAAAGATTACACAGAATACATATTTACTAAAGATAAACAAGATAAAGTATTTGCAGCAATAGATGGTAGTTTTAACAAAACAAAATTCATGGCATACTTTGTATATGCTATAGACAGCCAAACAATAATATCAAGTCCAACTGAAGGCATGTTAAAAGAATCAGCAACATGTGATATTAACATCATATCAACAATAAGAAGTAAAAATATGGATAGTTTATTATCACAACACATGAATATACTAGAGCTTAAAAGTACAATAGATACACTACAAAAACATGAAGAAATAGACTATATGTTAATGGATGGATCAATACGTGGAACACTAATGAATTTCAAAACAAACTATGAACTAGATTCTGATATAACTCGAACTTTAAAAGATTATAGTCGTGAACTTAAAAAATCAATAGAAAACAAGGATTTCCCATTAGAAGTTACAACCATCACCAAAAAATCAGAAATTTTACTTAAAGTACGTGAAGTAATTGAGGAGAAAAAACTAGAAATAGCCATTGATGAAATAGAATTTGATGTTCTCAGATATTTTGAAGGATTAGAACAACTAACTTGTATAACACATCTTTTAAACCACTATAAAAATAAAATAATTTGTATTTCAAAAACAAGTAGTACAAAAGACTTCTTTAATGAAAAAATACCTGATGCAGCAGCAATTGAATATTCTTGTAAAAAACCAGGACTTAGTAATTTAGTTCCTAAAGAAAATAATAAAATGGTAAGATATGACTCAATAGGACAAAAATTCCTCATAGAATATCCTATTAATTCAAGCGAATTAACAGACATTACCTATACTGTATTTTTCACAAGACTAGATAATCACTCAAATGTATTGAAAATAGAAATTCCACGAACAATAACCCACGAAAAAGCAATACCATTACTTGAAGAAATATACAGTACATGTATTGATGGCTACCCATACATACTAAAAAAAGCACATAATGAAGTTTTAATCACCAATGAAGATATGAAAGACATTATAAGAAAATTAGAAATTTTTGAAAAAACAGGACGTGACATGTTAAACTAA